A part of Polynucleobacter sp. MG-Unter2-18 genomic DNA contains:
- a CDS encoding DUF3305 domain-containing protein translates to MRKQFIDNPWITYRWAPHEVLPDFGQFNSTSIAGNKISGQFIGRDEQSESWLFTGFDLNLFPDEAEGYYLNLSATLPAWFVMWRLEEDVERYIDAKSIDLAKSEPTFAIPHRISVSYNEAGRLLDGGESVDSVLLSTEHASWLQEYVNEHYRPEPKKRHRPESFKGANRPAED, encoded by the coding sequence ATGCGTAAGCAGTTTATTGATAACCCGTGGATTACCTATCGGTGGGCGCCGCACGAGGTATTGCCAGATTTTGGGCAATTTAACAGCACATCGATAGCAGGTAATAAGATCTCTGGACAGTTCATCGGGCGCGATGAGCAGAGTGAGTCGTGGTTGTTTACTGGATTCGACTTGAATCTTTTCCCAGATGAGGCTGAAGGCTATTACCTCAACTTATCAGCAACCCTTCCCGCTTGGTTTGTGATGTGGCGTCTAGAGGAGGATGTTGAGAGATACATAGACGCAAAGTCTATTGACTTGGCTAAATCAGAGCCTACGTTTGCCATTCCTCATCGGATCAGCGTAAGCTACAACGAAGCAGGGCGTCTATTAGATGGTGGCGAGTCGGTTGATAGCGTACTGTTGTCTACAGAGCATGCTTCTTGGTTGCAAGAGTATGTCAATGAACACTACCGTCCTGAACCAAAAAAACGTCATCGTCCTGAATCATTCAAGGGTGCAAACCGCCCAGCGGAGGATTGA
- the apbC gene encoding iron-sulfur cluster carrier protein ApbC: MSLTVETVQAALKGLIDPNTQIDFVTSKSVKNLRVDGGDISLDIVLGYPAKSQFDAIRKSVIAVLRELPDVKNVSVNVSSQIVAHSVQRGVKLLPNVKNIIAVASGKGGVGKSTTAVNLALALAAEGAQVGMLDADIYGPSQPMMLGITGRPESIEENTMEPMVGHGLQASSIGFLIDNDAPMVWRGPMVTSALEQLLRQTRWRDLDYLIVDMPPGTGDIQLTLAQKVPVTGAVIVTTPQDIALLDARKGLKMFDKVGVPIVGIIENMSTYICPSCGHEEHVFGTGGGQKMCQEYGADFLGSLPLNLSIREQADAGRPTVVADPDGAISEIYKTIARRVAIKVAALSKDMSNKFPNIVVQNT; encoded by the coding sequence TTGTCGCTTACTGTAGAGACTGTGCAAGCAGCACTAAAGGGTCTGATTGACCCAAATACCCAAATTGATTTTGTAACATCTAAGAGCGTTAAAAATTTACGCGTTGATGGCGGTGATATTAGTTTGGATATTGTTTTAGGCTATCCAGCAAAAAGTCAATTTGATGCTATTCGCAAATCGGTGATTGCCGTTCTCCGTGAATTACCTGATGTTAAGAATGTCAGCGTGAATGTAAGTAGTCAAATCGTTGCGCATTCTGTTCAGCGGGGCGTCAAACTATTGCCTAATGTAAAAAATATTATTGCTGTAGCTAGCGGTAAGGGTGGGGTTGGCAAGTCAACTACCGCCGTTAATCTTGCTTTAGCTCTAGCCGCTGAAGGTGCGCAAGTCGGTATGTTGGATGCAGATATCTACGGACCGAGCCAGCCAATGATGTTGGGTATTACCGGCAGACCAGAATCCATTGAAGAGAACACCATGGAGCCCATGGTAGGACACGGCCTCCAAGCCAGTTCGATTGGTTTTTTGATTGATAACGATGCTCCTATGGTTTGGCGTGGCCCCATGGTGACCTCGGCCTTAGAACAACTGCTGCGTCAAACCCGTTGGCGTGATCTCGACTATTTAATTGTGGATATGCCCCCTGGTACCGGCGATATTCAATTAACACTTGCTCAAAAGGTGCCTGTTACAGGTGCGGTAATTGTGACTACGCCTCAAGACATTGCTTTGCTAGATGCGCGTAAAGGTCTAAAGATGTTTGACAAGGTTGGCGTACCCATTGTGGGCATCATCGAAAATATGAGTACGTATATTTGTCCAAGTTGCGGTCATGAAGAGCATGTGTTCGGTACTGGCGGTGGCCAAAAGATGTGCCAAGAATATGGCGCAGACTTTTTGGGTTCATTGCCTCTGAACTTATCAATACGCGAGCAGGCAGATGCGGGTCGTCCAACCGTAGTGGCAGATCCCGATGGCGCTATTAGTGAAATTTATAAAACGATTGCAAGACGAGTTGCCATCAAAGTAGCAGCACTATCTAAAGATATGAGTAATAAATTTCCAAACATTGTGGTTCAGAACACCTAA
- a CDS encoding heavy-metal-associated domain-containing protein, whose protein sequence is MFTLKVSGMTCGGCINAVTRAVQAQDPQAQVQVDLATQLVTLETSLSPELTSGLITEAGFPVSH, encoded by the coding sequence ATGTTTACGCTTAAGGTTTCAGGGATGACTTGTGGTGGTTGCATCAACGCAGTCACTCGGGCTGTACAGGCCCAAGATCCCCAAGCGCAGGTCCAGGTGGACTTGGCGACGCAACTGGTCACGCTAGAAACCAGTCTTTCTCCGGAGTTAACCTCTGGGCTGATAACGGAGGCTGGATTTCCAGTTTCACATTAG
- a CDS encoding cation-translocating P-type ATPase translates to MSPTESSNSEFYTLDIGGMTCASCVGRVEKALGKIPGLEAASVNLATEQARIRTQRGSSSLAEIIALVQKTGYEAKESSARGNRDQKIGKSFWAADGLGRVILSFALSAPLFLPMLFMPFGIHWSLSGWWQLALATPVQFILGWRFYVAGYKSVMAGAGNMDLLVALGTSAAYGLSLYILLTSSHAHELYFEGSAVIICMVLLGKWLEARAKQQTSEAIRALQQLWPEHAKVLNTNVDLQGNKAIGADHYRDLPLEQVLPGDKVFILPGERIPVDGVIIFGASHVDESLLTGESEPVKKSIESTVIGGALNGEGVLIVMAKAVGVESVLSQIINLVEEAQTQKAPIQKLVDQVSAIFVPTVIVLALLTGLGNWLYLDSISIAILRAVSVLVIACPCALGLATPAAIMAGTGIAARFGILIKDPQVLELAHKLNIVAFDKTGTLTMGKPRMLALLPFDSSLSDTDQILATAAGLQLGSEHPLAKALLVSSKEKGIAPIATAFSKGLPGIGIEGIPSSGPFAGKTLRLQSVASLKGSSQHDLVLQKAQACFEQGQTVSVLMDSASKDGEAPTPIAVIAFGDELKPNAKLAVDALHALHIRTVMLSGDNLSAATRVGKMIGIDEVFAQIMPSDKAQNIHRLQNPPLLQKQYVAMIGDGVNDAPALAMADVGMAMSTGTDVAMQAAGITLMRGDPTLVADAIDISKRTWNKIAQNLFWAFAFNTVGIPMAALGYLSPMLAGSAMALSSFCVLSNALLLKRWRPKNR, encoded by the coding sequence ATGAGCCCTACAGAATCGTCTAATTCAGAGTTTTATACCCTCGACATTGGTGGCATGACCTGTGCCTCCTGCGTCGGTCGGGTAGAAAAGGCTCTAGGCAAGATTCCAGGGCTAGAGGCGGCTAGCGTCAATTTAGCTACCGAGCAAGCAAGAATTCGCACTCAACGGGGTTCGTCCAGCTTGGCGGAGATCATTGCGCTAGTTCAAAAGACAGGCTACGAAGCTAAAGAAAGCTCTGCTAGAGGCAATCGAGATCAGAAAATTGGCAAGTCTTTTTGGGCTGCCGACGGCTTAGGTCGAGTGATTCTGAGTTTTGCGCTATCTGCCCCCCTCTTCTTACCAATGCTGTTCATGCCTTTTGGAATTCATTGGTCCTTATCAGGATGGTGGCAACTTGCCTTAGCCACACCAGTCCAGTTCATTTTAGGATGGCGCTTCTATGTAGCGGGCTATAAATCAGTCATGGCTGGTGCGGGCAATATGGACCTGCTCGTTGCCTTAGGGACGAGCGCTGCTTATGGACTCAGTCTCTATATATTGCTCACTTCAAGCCACGCACATGAACTTTACTTCGAAGGATCAGCAGTCATCATCTGCATGGTTTTATTAGGTAAATGGCTAGAGGCACGCGCCAAGCAACAAACCAGTGAAGCGATTCGCGCCCTGCAACAGCTCTGGCCAGAGCATGCCAAAGTTTTAAACACCAATGTTGATCTGCAGGGCAATAAGGCGATCGGCGCCGACCACTATCGCGACTTACCTTTAGAACAAGTGCTGCCTGGCGATAAAGTTTTCATTCTTCCCGGTGAACGTATTCCGGTAGATGGTGTCATTATTTTTGGTGCAAGCCACGTTGATGAATCCCTGCTCACCGGCGAAAGCGAGCCTGTTAAGAAATCAATCGAGTCAACAGTGATTGGTGGCGCCTTAAATGGTGAAGGCGTGCTAATAGTGATGGCTAAAGCTGTTGGTGTTGAAAGCGTACTCTCACAAATTATTAACTTAGTAGAGGAAGCGCAAACACAAAAAGCGCCGATTCAAAAATTGGTTGATCAGGTGAGCGCGATATTTGTACCGACCGTCATTGTGCTTGCGCTCTTGACGGGCCTAGGCAACTGGCTTTACTTAGACTCCATCTCCATTGCCATCTTACGCGCCGTATCGGTCTTGGTGATCGCCTGTCCTTGCGCGCTTGGCTTAGCTACTCCGGCTGCAATCATGGCAGGTACGGGTATAGCCGCACGCTTTGGCATTTTGATTAAAGACCCACAAGTATTAGAGCTGGCTCATAAGCTCAATATCGTTGCCTTTGATAAAACTGGCACATTAACAATGGGTAAGCCGCGCATGCTCGCCCTACTACCTTTTGATTCATCACTTAGCGATACTGATCAGATCCTCGCCACTGCTGCAGGCTTGCAGTTGGGAAGTGAACATCCTTTAGCTAAAGCACTGCTAGTCTCTTCCAAGGAAAAAGGGATCGCTCCGATTGCCACCGCATTTAGCAAGGGCTTGCCTGGTATTGGAATTGAAGGTATTCCAAGTAGCGGTCCTTTTGCAGGAAAAACACTGCGTTTGCAGAGCGTGGCCTCCCTCAAGGGCAGCAGTCAGCATGATCTCGTTTTACAAAAAGCACAGGCTTGTTTTGAACAAGGTCAAACTGTTTCTGTATTGATGGATTCTGCTAGCAAAGATGGGGAAGCGCCAACTCCAATAGCCGTGATTGCCTTTGGGGATGAACTGAAACCCAATGCAAAATTAGCAGTTGATGCATTGCATGCGTTGCATATTCGGACGGTGATGTTATCTGGTGATAATTTATCTGCTGCTACTCGTGTAGGAAAAATGATTGGTATTGATGAAGTCTTTGCACAAATTATGCCGAGCGATAAAGCGCAAAACATCCATCGATTACAAAACCCACCCTTGCTTCAAAAGCAATATGTCGCGATGATCGGTGATGGCGTCAATGATGCGCCGGCATTGGCGATGGCAGATGTGGGTATGGCGATGTCTACTGGGACTGATGTGGCGATGCAAGCCGCTGGAATCACCTTAATGCGCGGCGACCCTACTTTGGTGGCTGATGCAATTGATATCTCTAAAAGAACCTGGAACAAAATTGCTCAAAATTTATTTTGGGCATTTGCATTTAATACCGTTGGCATACCGATGGCAGCACTAGGTTATTTATCGCCCATGCTAGCTGGCAGTGCAATGGCGCTCTCCAGTTTTTGCGTATTGAGTAATGCCCTCCTCTTAAAGCGCTGGCGCCCAAAAAATCGATAG
- a CDS encoding DUF3047 domain-containing protein: MILDLSTPFFGTMKWMAIKTSFRSLLLLTTIAISLAGCAGLTGNSIENEAGQPFNADQLPAQEDLPKFSAEKPRNGMPDGWHFYRIAPYKKNTIYRLEKYQGRTVLAANSKTSASGLAVKLRPRSAQNLWLQWEWKAVGAIPQADNADSRHDDAPLRILVAFDGNKSKLPLKEKLTFEMASLISGQEMPYATVMYIWSGKNSVNTVLNNAHTSRVKMIVVDSGWDGLGEWRKHERDLAADYKLAYGEAPGNVIGIALLTDTDNTKSETRALYGDIELLRKNSK, translated from the coding sequence ATGATTTTAGACTTAAGCACCCCATTCTTTGGGACAATGAAGTGGATGGCTATAAAAACCTCTTTCCGATCCCTGTTGCTTTTGACCACCATAGCCATCTCCTTAGCGGGCTGTGCGGGTTTAACTGGAAACTCGATTGAGAATGAGGCGGGGCAGCCATTTAATGCGGATCAGTTGCCGGCTCAAGAGGACTTACCAAAATTTTCTGCAGAGAAGCCAAGGAATGGGATGCCAGACGGCTGGCATTTCTATCGGATAGCGCCTTATAAAAAGAACACCATTTACCGACTCGAGAAATACCAAGGTCGAACGGTATTGGCCGCTAACTCTAAAACATCGGCATCTGGCCTTGCAGTAAAACTTCGGCCGCGCTCTGCGCAAAACTTATGGCTGCAGTGGGAGTGGAAGGCAGTAGGTGCAATACCGCAGGCAGATAATGCAGATAGTCGGCATGACGATGCCCCACTGCGTATCTTGGTAGCTTTTGATGGCAACAAATCCAAGCTTCCCCTCAAAGAAAAGCTCACCTTTGAGATGGCTAGCCTAATTAGTGGTCAAGAGATGCCTTACGCCACAGTGATGTACATCTGGTCAGGTAAGAATTCAGTCAACACTGTATTGAACAACGCCCATACTTCTCGTGTGAAGATGATTGTGGTGGACTCTGGCTGGGATGGTTTGGGTGAGTGGCGCAAGCACGAGCGGGATTTAGCAGCGGACTATAAGTTGGCTTATGGAGAAGCACCCGGTAATGTCATTGGCATTGCACTGCTGACGGATACTGATAATACAAAGTCGGAGACCCGAGCCCTGTACGGCGATATCGAGTTACTGCGCAAGAATTCCAAATAG
- a CDS encoding glycosyltransferase family 39 protein, giving the protein MRHQSPSSWAVISICITALVHFALGFSIEFSVDEAHYALYAKHLAWSYFDHPPLVGWIQWPLVSLTSSEGIIRLIPELLWVLSAFLVYRVTVEIHRLIQGRNAGYLTTALPSANLCGLMAVLAIIAAPLPHVLAIGLLPDTLLAPLSLGLMLMALRWTRKDQFTITDWIITGLLLGLAGLSKYTAAFTAFALLFVLLASPKKTWITKVGFWLAVAIALIVISPVLYWNWINDWISFKYQIAHGSGGAWAWRRVGAFVGIQIACFGPLLILGTYTFLRHCLYSQKLILIALLSFFAIPFVIFAALSGGGSLPHWTTPAWFCLAPFAGIGLAKAWAMQHRLVIRILLIGQLLICLLGFGFVLAGGFTNSAVKSNPIADLYGWKLAGQKAAQLAQATKVNGIAVQNWTLGSRAAWYAQPLPVFVLDQRQDQFDLWFGQLPAGANVLLINWSGMSFRPPIGGNLAFEVCEPLDNLEIIQFGRVLSKFDYSLCRNWQGAGAMR; this is encoded by the coding sequence ATGCGCCATCAATCACCCTCCAGCTGGGCTGTTATCAGCATCTGCATTACTGCGCTGGTGCATTTTGCGCTGGGTTTCTCGATTGAGTTTTCTGTCGATGAAGCGCACTACGCTCTATATGCAAAGCATCTTGCCTGGAGTTATTTTGATCACCCACCATTGGTGGGTTGGATCCAATGGCCATTAGTAAGTCTGACATCATCCGAGGGGATCATTCGCTTGATTCCAGAATTACTCTGGGTGCTCTCCGCTTTCTTAGTGTATCGAGTGACAGTAGAAATTCACCGCTTGATACAAGGGCGTAATGCGGGTTACCTCACTACTGCTCTTCCATCAGCAAACCTGTGTGGATTGATGGCGGTATTAGCGATCATTGCAGCGCCATTGCCCCACGTTTTAGCAATTGGTCTTTTACCGGACACCCTGCTTGCTCCATTAAGTCTTGGCTTGATGTTGATGGCCTTACGTTGGACCCGAAAAGATCAATTCACCATTACGGACTGGATCATTACCGGCTTACTACTAGGCTTGGCAGGTCTAAGCAAGTACACCGCTGCGTTTACTGCATTTGCTTTGCTCTTCGTATTGTTAGCTTCGCCCAAAAAAACTTGGATTACTAAAGTCGGCTTTTGGCTAGCAGTCGCAATTGCCTTGATCGTGATTAGCCCCGTACTCTATTGGAATTGGATCAATGATTGGATCTCATTCAAATATCAAATTGCCCATGGTAGTGGTGGTGCTTGGGCATGGCGAAGAGTCGGCGCCTTTGTAGGTATTCAGATCGCCTGCTTTGGACCCTTATTAATTTTAGGTACCTATACTTTTTTAAGGCATTGCCTCTACTCGCAAAAGCTGATTCTGATTGCTCTACTGAGTTTCTTCGCAATTCCCTTTGTGATCTTTGCTGCGCTATCTGGTGGAGGTAGCCTGCCCCACTGGACTACGCCTGCTTGGTTTTGTCTTGCGCCATTTGCCGGCATCGGTCTAGCTAAAGCATGGGCCATGCAGCACCGCTTGGTAATTAGGATATTGCTTATTGGGCAGTTATTGATTTGCTTACTCGGTTTTGGTTTTGTTCTGGCTGGAGGCTTTACTAACTCGGCAGTGAAATCGAACCCGATTGCTGATCTCTATGGCTGGAAGCTTGCTGGCCAGAAAGCAGCTCAATTAGCGCAAGCTACTAAGGTCAACGGAATTGCAGTGCAAAACTGGACCCTAGGTAGTCGTGCCGCCTGGTACGCTCAGCCTCTCCCGGTCTTTGTGCTGGACCAAAGACAGGATCAGTTTGACCTTTGGTTTGGGCAATTGCCGGCTGGCGCAAACGTCTTACTCATTAACTGGTCGGGAATGAGTTTTAGGCCGCCTATCGGCGGAAATCTGGCCTTTGAAGTCTGTGAACCCTTAGATAACCTAGAAATTATTCAATTTGGGCGGGTCTTATCCAAATTTGATTACAGCCTTTGCCGGAACTGGCAGGGTGCTGGCGCAATGCGTTAA
- a CDS encoding lysylphosphatidylglycerol synthase transmembrane domain-containing protein has protein sequence MSSQPQATPKAISGWKAILKRAWPTIRILLSIALLWKATSGIDWHAILDSDIQMQPWWFLAAGLTMISAFICGGLRWGFLMRKVGFQGSLISFVALYFAGGLINQGLPSTLGGDSYRAITATHLNSSGSLTEAKKLDEELHHSVDLEHATPKLRLSFSMVLVDRLLGLAGNNLLGGLGLILGGATLAAWGTDLGYAVTGIMVTAGLLLAAILAWGPSCNLLQKLLERVQMNHALPGIKLAFSWPMNVAQAAFAIGIHSLTILTLLFCLKAYGVDAPIEALMIGLPALSLLLMLPISISGWGLREATLSSVLALWGVSPSMTVLASISYGAITVLSVLPGAYFLLKRK, from the coding sequence ATGAGTTCACAACCCCAAGCCACCCCCAAAGCCATATCTGGGTGGAAAGCAATCCTAAAGCGGGCATGGCCCACGATTCGTATTTTGTTGTCGATCGCCCTTCTCTGGAAAGCTACCAGCGGAATTGATTGGCACGCCATATTAGATTCCGATATTCAGATGCAGCCCTGGTGGTTTTTAGCAGCAGGACTGACGATGATCTCAGCGTTTATTTGTGGCGGACTGCGCTGGGGATTTTTGATGCGTAAGGTTGGCTTTCAAGGCAGTCTGATTAGTTTTGTTGCACTCTACTTTGCCGGTGGACTCATTAATCAGGGATTGCCAAGTACCTTAGGTGGCGATAGCTATCGCGCCATTACTGCTACTCATTTAAATAGTAGCGGCAGTTTGACTGAGGCAAAGAAGCTCGATGAAGAGCTACATCACTCTGTTGACCTAGAGCACGCTACTCCTAAACTTCGCCTGAGCTTTTCCATGGTATTGGTAGATCGCTTGCTTGGCTTGGCTGGAAATAATTTGCTAGGTGGACTTGGCCTCATTTTGGGTGGTGCGACCTTAGCCGCTTGGGGCACCGATCTCGGATATGCAGTCACTGGGATTATGGTGACAGCAGGTTTATTGCTCGCCGCTATTTTGGCATGGGGCCCTAGCTGTAATTTATTGCAAAAATTATTAGAGCGCGTACAAATGAATCACGCCCTGCCCGGTATCAAGCTCGCCTTTTCTTGGCCCATGAATGTAGCTCAAGCCGCATTTGCGATAGGCATTCACTCCCTGACTATTTTGACGCTACTCTTCTGCCTGAAGGCCTATGGAGTTGATGCGCCGATTGAGGCACTCATGATTGGCTTGCCCGCCTTAAGTCTTCTATTAATGCTACCAATCAGCATCTCCGGCTGGGGCTTACGTGAAGCGACACTTTCTTCTGTACTGGCATTGTGGGGCGTGAGTCCATCCATGACGGTATTAGCATCCATTAGCTATGGCGCCATCACCGTCTTATCGGTATTGCCAGGCGCTTACTTTTTATTAAAACGGAAATAA
- a CDS encoding glycosyltransferase family 9 protein: protein MSISVNTMRAIDHWVGVPLCALASPVVALMDGVKNIFARSPEAPRKLLFIELSEMGSAILVDPAMRNAQARGAELFFLIFKSNRASLTLLNTVKPENIFTIDSSSLGGLIKDTLKFLLLARKHRIDTVIDLELFSRFTALLTGLCGARRRVGYHIFHGEGLWRGFMLTRKVHYNPHIHITKNFLSLIHAAFAKEIEVPFSKIQIADSEVRLEQAVIDPAVLSKVRERIEKLSATFGIAFKQGEQRLILVNPNASDLLPQRRWAQQRFSELIQGLNQRYPNDLILITGSPAEFAYVEKVRAVANVKNALNFAGQVSFAELPPLYTLSDVMVTNDSGPGHFSAVTPLRTVVLFGPETPALYGSIGKSIAITANLACSPCVSAANHRKTPCHDNVCMQAITVAQVLEKMSHQLNEADQERAH, encoded by the coding sequence ATGAGTATTAGCGTCAACACCATGCGTGCAATTGACCACTGGGTCGGCGTCCCACTTTGCGCATTAGCAAGCCCTGTCGTTGCTCTAATGGATGGCGTGAAGAATATCTTTGCTCGCAGTCCAGAGGCGCCCCGCAAATTACTCTTTATTGAACTATCTGAAATGGGCAGCGCAATCTTGGTTGATCCTGCCATGCGTAATGCACAAGCTCGTGGCGCTGAATTATTTTTCCTGATCTTTAAAAGCAATCGCGCCAGCCTGACTTTGTTAAATACGGTGAAACCTGAGAATATTTTCACAATCGACTCCTCAAGCTTAGGCGGCTTAATTAAAGATACGCTGAAATTTTTGCTACTCGCTCGCAAGCATCGTATCGATACCGTGATTGATTTGGAGTTATTCTCTCGCTTTACTGCTCTACTGACCGGCTTATGTGGCGCACGCCGTCGTGTGGGTTATCACATTTTTCATGGTGAAGGTTTATGGCGCGGCTTTATGCTGACACGCAAAGTCCATTACAACCCGCATATTCACATTACGAAGAATTTTCTCTCCCTGATTCATGCAGCATTTGCTAAAGAGATTGAAGTGCCATTTAGCAAGATACAGATTGCAGATTCAGAAGTTCGTCTAGAACAGGCGGTCATTGATCCGGCAGTATTGAGCAAAGTTCGTGAGCGTATTGAGAAACTGAGTGCGACTTTTGGCATTGCATTTAAGCAAGGTGAGCAACGCCTCATTTTGGTCAACCCCAATGCTAGCGATCTATTGCCACAAAGGCGCTGGGCTCAACAGCGTTTTTCTGAGCTGATTCAGGGATTAAATCAACGTTACCCAAATGATCTCATTCTGATTACTGGCTCCCCAGCTGAATTTGCCTATGTTGAAAAGGTTCGTGCAGTTGCTAATGTTAAAAATGCTCTGAACTTTGCAGGCCAAGTAAGCTTTGCAGAATTACCGCCGCTTTACACCCTGTCTGATGTGATGGTAACCAACGATTCTGGGCCTGGCCACTTCTCCGCTGTTACTCCATTGCGGACAGTCGTTCTCTTCGGACCAGAAACGCCAGCACTGTATGGCTCTATTGGTAAATCGATTGCCATTACTGCCAATCTGGCATGTTCACCTTGCGTAAGTGCAGCCAATCATCGTAAAACACCCTGCCATGACAATGTCTGCATGCAGGCCATCACGGTTGCTCAGGTGCTAGAAAAGATGTCACACCAATTAAATGAAGCCGATCAAGAGCGGGCACATTAA